One segment of bacterium DNA contains the following:
- a CDS encoding TQO small subunit DoxD codes for MRTTPVADAIGFLTQPRWTTGAFWILLVAGGLAAWINLRRDPNQRAAIHLWSWVARFSIGTMWWTQTLWKLPPTYTTRADGTGGLRFWVGEMAQYAAFAWHRDFVRNVVQPHFYLFAPQVYLSEVLIAVTLILGLFSRLGAFLGLLAAVNLWLGLYRAPHEWPWTYGFLIVVQLLFFLYRPGRSLGLDAVLLRRLGKTPDPGAWGRLVRLLS; via the coding sequence ATGCGGACAACTCCAGTTGCCGACGCGATCGGGTTTCTGACGCAGCCCCGGTGGACGACGGGCGCGTTCTGGATCCTCCTGGTTGCCGGCGGTCTCGCGGCGTGGATCAATTTGCGCCGGGACCCAAACCAGCGCGCCGCCATCCACCTCTGGAGTTGGGTCGCGCGCTTTTCCATCGGCACCATGTGGTGGACGCAGACGCTGTGGAAACTTCCGCCGACGTACACCACCCGGGCGGACGGCACCGGGGGGTTGCGGTTTTGGGTCGGGGAGATGGCACAGTACGCGGCGTTTGCCTGGCATCGAGATTTCGTGAGAAACGTCGTCCAACCGCATTTCTACCTGTTCGCGCCGCAAGTATACCTGTCGGAGGTGCTGATCGCCGTCACGCTGATTCTCGGACTCTTCAGCCGGCTTGGGGCGTTCCTCGGATTGTTGGCGGCGGTCAACCTGTGGTTGGGATTGTATCGCGCTCCGCACGAATGGCCGTGGACCTACGGGTTCCTGATCGTTGTGCAGCTCCTGTTTTTCCTGTACCGTCCGGGTCGCAGCCTGGGACTCGACGCGGTCCTGCTGCGGCGCCTGGGGAAGACCCCCGACCCCGGAGCATGGGGTCGCCTGGTCAGGCTGCTCTCATGA